The Mycobacterium paragordonae genome includes a region encoding these proteins:
- a CDS encoding AMP-binding protein: MTDSVVGTTARAVLSSRLLGPPDPAAALRLAREVCRGGTNLFTLLAVSAARWPQRTAIIDEDGALSYHELLAMTESLAVELLDAGVRAGQPVGVMCRNGRNFVTAVFATALIGADVVLVNTEFRSDALAGALAAHQIRTMFCDSEFTEQIGATNEPIRIIDPATVEPRLDVPRPKVAPSGRMVLLTSGTTGIPKGVPRRPHLSSGVGVSMTILARTRLRVGSRISLAAPMFHGLGFGILMMAIALGGTVLTRRRFDAEAALAQASLHRAEAMSAVPIMLARMLDLPQRVRARNPLSCLRVVISSGDRLDPGLARRFMDTYGEVLYNLYGSTEVGIGSLATPQELRRFPETVGRPVAGCPVRIYNRNGRPVGPRVTGRIFVGGGLASDGYTGGGGKAVIDGMSSTGDMGYLDEEGRLYIVGREDDMIVSGGENVYPRALENALSGHPEVAENAVVGVADEQFGKRLAAFVVLREDSAADELALREYLRGKVSRFEQPRDINIVESIPRNPAGKVVRRELSG, translated from the coding sequence GTGACCGACAGCGTGGTCGGGACGACGGCGCGGGCGGTGCTGTCGTCGCGTCTGCTGGGGCCACCCGATCCGGCTGCGGCGTTGCGGCTGGCCCGCGAAGTCTGCCGGGGTGGGACGAATCTCTTCACGCTCCTGGCGGTATCGGCGGCGCGCTGGCCGCAACGCACCGCGATCATCGACGAGGACGGCGCACTCAGCTACCACGAATTGCTGGCGATGACGGAATCGCTGGCTGTAGAACTGCTCGACGCCGGTGTGCGGGCCGGGCAGCCCGTCGGCGTGATGTGCCGCAACGGGCGCAACTTCGTGACAGCGGTTTTCGCGACGGCGCTGATCGGTGCCGATGTGGTGTTGGTGAACACCGAGTTCCGCTCCGACGCGCTCGCGGGTGCCCTTGCGGCACATCAGATCCGGACGATGTTCTGCGATAGCGAGTTCACCGAGCAGATCGGGGCGACCAACGAGCCCATCCGGATCATCGATCCGGCCACTGTCGAACCGCGCCTGGATGTGCCGCGGCCAAAGGTCGCCCCGTCCGGCCGGATGGTGTTGCTGACCTCGGGTACCACCGGGATCCCCAAGGGGGTGCCGCGCCGGCCCCATCTGAGTTCGGGGGTGGGCGTCAGCATGACCATTCTGGCGCGCACGCGGCTGCGGGTGGGCTCGCGAATCTCGCTGGCGGCGCCCATGTTTCACGGCCTGGGATTCGGCATCCTGATGATGGCGATCGCTCTGGGGGGTACCGTGCTGACCCGCCGGCGCTTCGACGCCGAGGCTGCATTGGCGCAGGCATCGTTACATCGCGCCGAGGCGATGAGCGCGGTGCCGATCATGCTGGCCCGCATGCTGGATCTGCCGCAGCGGGTACGGGCACGAAACCCGTTGTCCTGCTTGCGGGTTGTCATATCCAGCGGAGACCGGCTAGATCCGGGCCTGGCCCGCCGGTTCATGGACACCTACGGCGAGGTCCTCTACAACCTGTACGGCTCCACCGAGGTCGGTATCGGATCCCTGGCGACACCGCAGGAGCTGCGCCGCTTTCCGGAGACGGTGGGCAGGCCCGTCGCCGGTTGCCCGGTGCGGATCTATAACCGCAACGGCCGTCCGGTCGGGCCGCGGGTCACCGGTCGCATCTTCGTCGGTGGCGGGCTGGCTTCCGACGGTTACACCGGTGGCGGCGGGAAGGCGGTCATCGACGGGATGAGCAGCACCGGCGACATGGGTTACCTCGACGAGGAGGGTCGCCTGTATATCGTTGGCCGCGAAGACGACATGATCGTTTCCGGCGGCGAGAACGTCTATCCGCGCGCTCTGGAGAACGCGCTGTCCGGGCACCCGGAGGTGGCCGAGAATGCGGTCGTCGGTGTGGCCGACGAGCAGTTCGGCAAGCGCTTGGCCGCGTTCGTCGTGCTGCGAGAGGACAGCGCCGCCGATGAACTCGCGCTGCGAGAATACCTGCGGGGCAAGGTTTCCCGGTTCGAGCAGCCCAGGGATATCAACATCGTCGAGAGCATCCCGCGCAATCCGGCGGGCAAGGTGGTGCGCCGGGAGCTGTCCGGCTAG